The following are encoded in a window of Megalops cyprinoides isolate fMegCyp1 chromosome 16, fMegCyp1.pri, whole genome shotgun sequence genomic DNA:
- the pcdh1b gene encoding protocadherin-1 isoform X2, which translates to MELLLAAALVWAFLIGCCAQPVGGILYKVAEEQPPNTLVGSLAADEGLPDSGHLYKLEVGAPYLRVDGKTGDIYTTDVPIDRETLKECRNLFKGDPCLLEFEVSITDLNQNQGPRLIEGRIEILDVNDNTPQFSSPILTLPIPENTHVGALFNIPVASDKDSEENGVADYALTTGPDAASLFSLQVADDQGEKLPQLIVMGNLDREQKDSYDLTIKVVDGGNPSRYSSALLRITIIDTNDNAPKFERLNYEAELSENSPVGHSVLQVKANDSDMGPNGEIEYSLVQGSDTVQRLLRIDRSSGIIYVKGLVDREEVSILKFYVLARDKGPASKSARVAVVINVKDQNDNAPTIEIRGIGLVTHQGGVANISEDMPIGTPVALVQVSDRDEGENAVVTCVVAGDVPFQLRPASEAPNERKRKYFLQTTTLLDYERVKDYRIEIVAVDSGNPALSSTNSLKVQVTDVNDNSPVFSPSSFEVDFAEENQPGDKVLDVVATDADSGTNAELTYSIIVDSATKGLFEINPNTGEVRVRNQLDREHQEHYEFYVAAADKGVPSLRGTATVTVRVLDRNDNDPKFMLNGYSFSVLENMPRHSPVGMVTVIDADKGENARVHVSVEPDNGKFTIQNDTYTILSSISFDREKESTYTFRLKAVDGGDPPRSSYVGVTINVLDENDNAPYVTKPSNSSYKHLDPRTNPETRVERVEAEDIDSGPNAELVFSITGGNPDGLFHISPSDGEITLAKELVRKHNGLHRLVVRVSDRGKPPRHTTALVHIFVNETVSNVTVVESLVGHSLYTPLDMDIAGDPNYSHATHRSNILYGSLAGVAGVILVIVIVVVIRYHLQKEAKSGYQAGKKETKDLYAPKPGPKSGKAKKGKKGKAPKPAKPLEEDEEASLQKSLKFNLINDGVNDSPRIHLPLNYPPGSPDLGRHYRSNSPLPSIQLQPQSPSASKKHQAVQDLPATNTFVGTGDNNSTGSDQYSDYSYKANPPKYSNKQLPHRRVTFSTANQAQDLQDPSQHSYYDSGLEESETPSSKSSSGPRLGPLALPEDHYERTTPDGSIGEMEHPENGAVSGADQEKGAGQKRLP; encoded by the exons ATGGAGCTGCTGTTGGCCGCAGCGCTGGTGTGGGCgttcctgattggctgctgcgCGCAGCCCGTGGGGGGCATCCTGTATAAGGTCGCCGAGGAGCAGCCCCCCAACACGCTGGTGGGCAGCCTGGCCGCCGACGAGGGCCTCCCTGACTCCGGCCACCTCTACAAGCTGGAGGTGGGCGCCCCCTACCTGCGGGTGGACGGCAAGACCGGCGACATCTACACCACTGACGTCCCCATCGACCGCGAGACCCTGAAGGAGTGCCGCAACCTGTTCAAGGGGGACCCCTGCCTCCTGGAGTTCGAGGTGTCCATCACCGACCTGAACCAGAACCAGGGCCCGCGGCTGATCGAGGGCAGGATCGAGATCCTGGACGTGAACGACAACACGCCCCAATTCTCCTCCCCCATCCTCACCCTCCCCATCCCCGAGAACACCCACGTGGGGGCACTCTTCAACATCCCCGTCGCCAGCGACAAGGACTCTGAGGAGAACGGCGTGGCGGACTACGCCCTGACCACCGGCCCGGATGCAGCTTCCCTCTTCAGCCTGCAGGTGGCGGACGACCAGGGCGAGAAGCTGCCCCAGCTCATCGTCATGGGCAACCTGGACCGCGAGCAGAAGGACTCGTACGACCTGACCATCAAAGTGGTGGACGGCGGGAACCCGTCGCGGTACAGCAGCGCCCTGCTCAGAATCACCATCATCGACACCAACGACAACGCCCCCAAATTCGAGAGGCTCAACTACGAGGCTGAGCTCTCAGAGAACAGCCCCGTTGGTCACTCCGTTCTGCAG GTCAAAGCCAACGACTCTGACATGGGTCCGAACGGGGAGATAGAGTACAGTCTGGTGCAGGGGTCTGACACCGTGCAGAGGCTTCTGCGCATCGACCGCTCCTCTGGCATCATCTACGTGAAGGGGCTGGTGGACCGCGAGGAGGTCAGCATCCTCAAGTTCTACGTGTTGGCTCGGGACAAAGGGCCGGCTTCCAAAAGCGCCAGGGTCGCCGTGGTGATCAACGTGAAGGACCAGAACGACAACGCCCCCACCATTGAGATCCGCGGCATCGGGCTGGTGACCCACCAGGGCGGGGTCGCCAACATCTCAGAAGACATGCCCATCGGCACCCCCGTGGCACTGGTGCAGGTTTCGGACCGGGATGAGGGCGAGAACGCCGTGGTCACCTGCGTGGTGGCAGGGGACGTCCCGTTCCAGCTGCGGCCGGCCAGCGAGGCGCCCAACGAGCGCAAGAGGAAGTACTTCCTGCAGACCACCACACTGCTAGATTACGAGAGGGTCAAGGACTATCGCATCGAGATCGTGGCTGTGGACTCAGGGAATCCGGCTCTCTCCAGCACCAACTCGCTGAAGGTCCAGGTGACGGACGTGAATGACAACTCCCCCGTCTTCTCCCCCAGCTCATTCGAGGTGGATTTCGCGGAGGAGAACCAGCCAGGGGATAAGGTGCTGGACGTAGTGGCCACGGATGCCGACAGCGGCACCAACGCTGAGCTCACCTACAGCATCATCGTGGACTCGGCCACCAAGGGCCTGTTTGAGATCAACCCCAACACCGGGGAGGTGAGGGTGCGGAACCAGCTGGACCGCGAGCACCAGGAGCACTACGAGTTCTACGTGGCGGCTGCCGACAAGGGCGTGCCCAGCCTGCGAGGAACCGCCACGGTCACGGTCAGGGTGCTCGACCGCAACGACAATGACCCCAAGTTCATGCTGAATGGCTACAGCTTCTCCGTCCTGGAGAACATGCCACGGCACAGCCCGGTCGGTATGGTGACGGTCATCGACGCGGACAAAGGGGAGAACGCGCGGGTCCACGTCTCTGTGGAGCCGGACAATGGCAAGTTCACCATCCAGAACGACACCTACACCATCCTGTCCAGCATCTCATTTGACCGGGAGAAAGAGAGCACCTACACCTTCCGGCTGAAGGCGGTGGATGGTGGGGATCCCCCCAGGTCCTCCTATGTGGGCGTGACCATCAACGTTCTGGACGAGAACGACAACGCCCCTTATGTCACCAAGCCCTCCAACTCCTCCTACAAGCACCTGGACCCCCGCACCAACCCCGAGACCCGGGTGGAGCGGGTGGAGGCAGAGGACATCGACAGCGGGCCCAACGCCGAGCTGGTGTTCAGCATCACCGGCGGAAACCCGGACGGCCTGTTCCACATCTCCCCCAGTGACGGGGAGATCACCCTGGCCAAGGAGCTGGTCCGCAAGCACAACGGGCTACACAGGCTGGTAGTGAGGGTGAGTGACAGGGGCAAGCCCCCACGGCACACCACTGCGCTGGTGCACATCTTCGTCAACGAGACGGTCAGCAACGTGACGGTGGTGGAGTCACTGGTGGGGCACAGCCTCTACACCCCGCTGGACATGGACATCGCCGGAGACCCCAACTACAGCCACGCCACCCACCGCAGCAATATCTTGTACGGCAGCCTGGCGGGCGTGGCCGGGGTCATCCTGGTCATCGTCATCGTGGTGGTCATCCGTTACCACCTGCAGAAGGAGGCCAAGAGTGGCTACCAGGCGGGCAAGAAGGAGACCAAGGACCTGTACGCACCCAAGCCGGGGCCGAAGAGCGGCAAGGCCAAGAAGGGCAAGAAGGGCAAAGCCCCTAAGCCGGCCAAGCCCctggaggaggacgaggaggccAGCCTGCAGAAGAGCCTCAAGTTCAACCTCATCAACGACGGGGTCAACGACAGCCCCAGGATCCACCTGCCGCTGAACTACCCTCCGGGCAGCCCCGACCTGGGCCGCCACTACCGCTCCaactcccccctgccctccatCCAGCTGCAGCCCCAGTCCCCATCCGCCTCCAAGAAGCACCAGGCCGTGCAGGACCTCCCCGCCACCAACACCTTCGTGGGAACAGGGGACAACAACTCGACCGGCTCCGACCAGTATTCGGATTACAGCTACAAGGCCAACCCCCCAAAATACAGCAACAAACAG